The proteins below are encoded in one region of Neodiprion virginianus isolate iyNeoVirg1 chromosome 7, iyNeoVirg1.1, whole genome shotgun sequence:
- the LOC124308825 gene encoding ras-related protein Rab-1A isoform X1, whose translation MHDVPVSSPFLQQLWARAVPDFISRRVDVRRARYAQLFVFSLPQSVIVKIEIVYGSDERTPNPRSITARTSILCQLRSCSTDYLFKLLLIGDSGVGKSCLLLRFADDTYTESYISTIGVDFKIRTIDLDGKTIKLQIWDTAGQERFRTITSSYYRGAHGIIVVYDCTDQESFNNVKQWLEEIDRYASDNVNKLLVGNKCDLHTKKVVDYTTAKEYAEQLQIPFLETSAKNAMNVEQAFITMAAEIKTRVGPPSSAASDPANKVKIDQGRPIETSKSGCC comes from the exons ATGCATGACGTGCCAGTTTCTTCTCCGTTTCTCCAACAACTTTGGGCGAGAGCAGTGCCAGATTTTATATCCCGTCGAGTCGACGTTCGCCGCGCGCGATACGCGCAGTTATTCGTCTTCTCGCTGCCCCAATCCGTTATTGTGAAAATCGAAATCGTCTACGGAAGTGATGAAAGAACGCCAAATCCTCGCTCCATCACCGCCAGAACGTCGATACTATGCCAATTACGCAGTTGCTCTAC TGACTACTTGTTCAAACTTTTGCTCATCGGCGACTCTGGCGTTGGAAAGTCTTGTCTGCTGCTCCGTTTTGCCGACGATACTTACACAGAGAGCTACATTAGCACCATCGGAGTCGACTTTAAAATAAGGACGATCGATCTTGATGgtaaaacgataaaattgcaaatatgGGACACTGCAGGACAGGAGAGGTTCAGGACTATAACATCTTCCTATTATCGTGGGGCGCACGGCATCATTGTCGTCTACGACTGCACGGATCAGGAATCATTCAATAATGTCAAACAGTGGCTTGAGGAAATCGATCGCTATGCTTCCGACAATGTTAACAAGCTACTTGTAGGCAACAAGTGCGATTTGCACACTAAAAAAGTGGTCGACTATACAACAGCTAAG GAATATGCCGAGCAACTACAAATACCATTCCTTGAAACATCTGCGAAAAATGCAATGAACGTCGAACAGGCTTTCATTACGATGGCTGCGGAAATTAAAACGAGAGTTGGTCCTCCGTCGAGCGCAGCTAGTGACCCGGCCAACAAAGTCAAGATTGATCAAGGCCGCCCGATTGAGACATCCAAGTCGGGGTGCTGCTGA
- the LOC124308822 gene encoding protein arginine N-methyltransferase 1 isoform X1, which translates to MAANSEVPVDISESNALSSDHTTLKMETMEVAEPVVPLGKDTATPNDKEAVSVDDMTSRDYYFDSYAHFGIHEEMLKDEIRTMTYRNSMYHNKHLFKGKTVLDIGCGTGILSMFAAKAGAARVIGIECSNIVEYAKKIVEANQLSNVITILKGKVEEVTLPDGIEKVDIIISEWMGYCLFYESMLDTVLFARDKWLCEDGMLFPDKATLFICGIEDRQYKDEKINWWDDVYGFDMSSIRKVAISEPLVDVVDPKQVVTNACLIKEVDLYTVTKADLDFTSPFNLQVRRNDYVQALVTFFNIEFTKCHKRIGFSTAPEAQYTHWKQTVFYFDDYMTVKKGEEIYGVFSMKPNARNNRDLDFSIELDFKGELCEVHETNTYRMR; encoded by the exons atggcggCGAACAGCGAAGTGCCGGTGGACATCAGCGAGAGTAACGCACTTAGCAGCGATCACACG ACACTTAAGATGGAAACCATGGAAGTAGCTGAGCCAGTGGTGCCATTGGGAAAGGACACAGCGACGCCAAATGACAAGGAGGCAGTGTCAGTGGACGACATGACCTCGCGAGACTACTACTTCGACTCGTATGCACACTTTGGGATTCATGAAGAGATGCTGAAGGATGAGATAAGGACAATGACGTACAGAAACAGTATGTACCACAACAAGCACCTGTTCAAGGGTAAAACGGTACTGGACATAGGCTGCGGCACAGGTATCCTGTCGATGTTCGCAGCCAAGGCAGGGGCGGCTCGCGTCATCGGCATCGAGTGCTCGAACATAGTCGAATACGCAAAGAAGATCGTGGAGGCGAACCAGCTCTCGAATGTGATAACGATCCTGAAGGGAAAAGTGGAGGAAGTGACTCTGCCGGATGGTATTGAGAAGGTAGACATAATAATATCCGAATGGATGGGCTACTGCTTGTTCTACGAATCGATGCTGGACACGGTCCTGTTTGCCCGAGATAAGTGGCTGTGTGAAGACGGAATGCTGTTTCCGGACAAGGCGACACTTTTCATATGCGGCATCGAGGACCGCCAATATAAGGACGAGAAGATAAACTGGTGGGACGACGTCTACGGATTTGACATGAGCAGTATCAGGAAAGTTGCGATAAGCGAGCCGCTGGTAGACGTTGTCGACCCAAAACAGGTTGTGACGAATGCTTGCCTGATAAAAGAGGTCGATCTGTACACGGTAACAAAGGCGGACCTGGATTTCACGTCGCCGTTCAATCTACAGGTCAGAAGGAACGACTACGTCCAGGCTCTGGTCACATTCTTCAACATAGAGTTTACCAAGTGCCACAAACGCATAGGATTCAGTACGGCGCCTGAGGCGCAGTACACGCACTGGAAACAGACTGTATTTTACTTTGACGATTACATGACTGTGAAAAAAGGGGAGGAAATATATGGAGTGTTCTCAATGAAGCCCAACGCGAGAAATAATCGAGACCTCGACTTCAGCATCGAACTTGACTTCAAGGGTGAATTGTGCGAGGTGCACGAAACTAATACGTACCGCATGCGCTGA
- the LOC124308823 gene encoding uncharacterized protein LOC124308823, with product MASAKQKVQSISAQDDAAAEMDEHSKEAKEASEAGSSKVDGAGKSPEKNLQQLDTNITTPIEKVTSAKQKEESISEQDYVTVEMDEYWNEAMKEALEAGSSKVDGAGKSPEQNLQQLDTNITTPIEKITSAKQKEQSISEQDDVTVEMDDYWNEEMKEALEASSSKVDGFGRPATEEICQRMDSRMITLTEQLKLIEGQIGKLNVQDPKCRNRKPIAIPEPPSPDTLTGKPLLAELMKSIGQLTVERDILQVKLRIMASEIKVHNPKSRVRKKAQVAITDVTSAFDLAKNELRLLEEEAANLIEPFDKLTDDVEEFRFIRKLREQLESDELVLFRHTGKE from the exons ATGGCTTCTGCAAAACAAAAAGTACAAAGTATCAGCGCGCAAGATGACGCAGCTGCCGAAATGGATGAGCATTCGAAAGAAGCAAAAGAAGCTTCCGAAGCTGGCAGCAGTAAAGTTGACGGAGCTGGTAAGTCGcctgaaaaaaatcttcaacaacTGGACACCAACATAACCACTCCGATTGAGAAG GTAACTTctgcaaaacaaaaagaagaaagtatCAGCGAGCAAGATTACGTAACCGTCGAAATGGATGAGTATTGGAATGAAGCAATGAAGGAAGCTCTTGAAGCTGGCAGCAGTAAAGTTGACGGAGCTGGTAAGTCGCCTGAACAAAATCTTCAACAACTGGACACCAACATAACCACTCCGATTGAGAAG ATAACTTctgcaaaacaaaaagaacAAAGTATCAGCGAGCAAGATGACGTAACCGTCGAAATGGATGATTATTGGAATGAAGAAATGAAGGAAGCTCTCGAAGCTAGCAGCAGTAAAGTTGACGGATTTGGTAGGCCTGCTACAGAAGAAATTTGTCAAAGAATGGACAGCAGAATGATCACTCTGACTGAGCAG CTCAAGCTAATCGAAGGGCAGATTGGGAAGCTGAATGTTCAAGATCCAAAATGTCGAAATAGAAAACCAATAGCAATACCTGAGCCTCCATCCCCTGATACCTTGACGGGTAAACCGTTACTTGCTGAGTTAATGAAAAGTATTGGTCAACTCACTGTAGAACGTGATATTCTTCAAGTAAAGCTTCGTATCATG GCTTCAGAAATCAAAGTGCACAATCCAAAATCGCGAGTAAGAAAGAAGGCCCAAGTTGCGATAACCGATGTAACCTCAGCATTTGACCTAGCGAAAAATGAACTACGTTTATTGGAAGAGGAGGCCGCCAATCTT ATCGAACCGTTCGATAAATTGACGGATGATGTAGAAGAATTCCGTTTCATAAGGAAATTAAGAGAGCAATTGGAGAGTGACGAATTGGTCCTTTTTAGGCATACAGGGAAAGAATGA
- the LOC124308824 gene encoding uncharacterized protein LOC124308824 isoform X2 has protein sequence MASADEKDMRLTEQDYRTHEIHEDLKDAREALACLSVLAEKARKRPEKYIQALNAKMITLTQKTATAKQKIESMSEKYHMTVEINEHIQEAKEALAFVKNRVDKCARCPKKHFQRLEMKISRLVDKLNEIEANIIIKNTEDLDRRQKSQSSIPESPNTHRISLDTLIESIDQLTVERDSIPVTLRELLSLIRSYNPRTSRMHKVYDVIARIVNSYDQAKLELRSLEDEETKLNNSIDDLTDVVTAFSYREEFKKLLERSDSVLSMLKGKK, from the exons ATGGCTTCGGCAGATGAGAAAGACATGAGATTGACGGAGCAAGACTACAGAACCCATGAAATCCACGAGGATTTGAAAGACGCAAGGGAAGCTCTTGCATGTCTCAGCGTTCTAGCTGAGAAAGCTCGTAAACGtcctgaaaaatatattcaagcACTGAACGCCAAAATGATCACTCTGACTCAGAAG ACGGCTACTGCAAAACAGAAAATAGAAAGTATGAGTGAGAAATACCACATGACCGTAGAAATTAACGAGCATATACAAGAAGCAAAGGAAGCTCTTGCCTTTGTCAAAAATAGAGTTGACAAATGTGCTAGATGTCCTAAAAAACACTTTCAACGACTGGAGATGAAAATTTCCCGTCTGGTTGATAAG ctcaatgaaattgaagcgaacattataataaaaaatacggaAGATCTAGATCGCAGACAAAAAAGCCAATCTTCAATACCCGAGAGTCCCAACACGCATAGAATATCACTTGATACGCTGATCGAAAGTATTGATCAACTCACCGTAGAACGTGATAGTATTCCAGTAACGCTTCGTGAATTG CTTTCACTAATCAGAAGTTACAATCCAAGAACGTCAAGAATGCATAAAGTATATGATGTGATAGCCCGTATAGTCAATTCATATGACCAAGCGAAATTGGAGTTGCGTTCACTGGAAGACGAGGAAACTAAACTT AACAACTCGATCGATGATTTGACGGATGTGGTAACAGCATTCAGTTACAGAGAGGAATTCAAAAAGCTATTAGAGAGAAGTGATTCGGTCCTTTCTATGttaaaggggaaaaaatag
- the LOC124308820 gene encoding exocyst complex component 5, translating to MMQQYMKELEQEPFDSEEFVERLAWRTVNDTFKDGEDKSSFDPVLVHETFLQAIKDLRVLQERQQKKCDRLEAACKEEEIRHALEILELQEKNKYAMKLFHQLDERINFVATKVLHLGDQLESVNTPRARAVEAQKLMRHFAEFLSPGPLTDPVFTDKSSLDEAADVIQKLHLIAQELPSDKFDGAKKKISAKYDEIERSLIEEFARAHSGEDATRMKELASILSHFKGYSQCVDAFIEHSQMGSFGGKDVFQDVIPMCTKNYKLMQQVFANPTQVMAKFVLNIYHLRLQKYVVAKLTDRTDSDKYLKNLYDLYSKTIKLSNDLKRFDMGTDEAYLAKLTRNIFQKHLDSYISIETKSLREKSASLLIKYYESKNHQKKQLQTGGFQELRRDLQAVIGTRTNINIAQIEDYGGETFLSEELAIALLQESKLAFQRCQILSQSSDLPVNALQILEILLQYLTNEHVDYALELGLQSVPIPESGCQPEIHFFNVVRRCNAIIHLLEKQFNDSLVPLVISTSKHGDCLAKKKAVLEQLELKLDTGLDRSINAIVGWVKIYLQNEQRKTDFKPESDVDTLNTPACLVVVQYVSTMITHIRDRLDEKNVESVLTELGVRFHRVIYEHLQQFQFNSAGAMCAICDMNAYRECAKNLKVSLVTNLFDTLHALCNLLLVKPENLKQVCTGDQLAMLDRSILINFIQLRTDYKTQKLANCLKGLAA from the exons ATGATGCAACAATACATGAAGGAGCTGGAGCAG GAGCCGTTCGATTCCGAGGAATTTGTGGAGCGCCTGGCTTGGAGAACTGTTAATGACACGTTTAAAGACGGTGAAGACAAGAGCTCCTTTGACCCAGTGCTGGTCCACGAGACGTTTCTGCAGGCAATTAAGGATTTGAGGGTGCTACAGGAGCGACAACAGAAAAAATGCGACAGGCTGGAGGCGGCATGCAAGGAGGAGGAGATTAGGCACGCGCTAGAGATCCTCGAACTCCaggagaaaaacaaatacgCCATGAAGTTGTTCCATCAGCTTGACGAGAGAATCAACTTTGTCGCCACGAAGGTGCTGCACCTGGGTGACCAGCTCGAGAGCGTCAACACTCCGAGAGCACGCGCGGTCGAAGCGCAAAAGTTGATGAGACACTTTGCAGAGTTTCTGAGTCCCGGGCCTTTAACGGACCCAGTTTTCACCGACAAATCGTCG CTTGACGAGGCAGCGGACGTGATACAAAAGCTACATTTGATCGCGCAAGAGCTTCCATCCGACAAGTTTGACGGCGCCAAAAAGAAGATCAGCGCTAAGTACGACGAGATTGAGCGGAGCTTGATAGAGGAGTTTGCCAGGGCTCACAGCGGAGAAGACGCCACACGGATGAAGGAGCTGGCCTCGATCCTGTCTCACTTCAAGGGCTATTCGCAGTGTGTCGACGCGTTCATCGAGCACAGCCAAATGGGTTCGTTCGGCGGCAAGGATGTTTTTCAGGATGTCATACCGATGTGCACCAAGAACTACAAACTGATGCAGCAGGTATTCGCTAACCCGACTCAAGTCATGGCCAAATTTGTCCTCAACATTTACCATCTCAGGCTGCAAAAATACGTTGTGGCGAAGCTTACCGATCGTACGGACTCCGACAAGTATCTGAAGAATCTTTATGACCTCTACTCAAAGACGATCAAACTATCCAACGATCTGAAGCGGTTTGATATGGGAACAGATGAGGCTTACCTCGCCAAACTCACCAGGAATATCTTTCAGAAACATCTCGATTCCTACATAAG TATCGAGACCAAGTCTCTCCGTGAGAAGTCTGCATCCCTGTTGATCAAGTACTACGAGTCTAAGAATCACCAGAAAAAGCAACTGCAAACCGGGGGCTTCCAGGAGCTGAGGAGAGACTTGCAAGCCGTAATCGGCACTAGAACGAACATCAATATAGCCCAGATTGAAGATTACGGCGGTGAGACCTTCCTCTCCGAGGAGTTGGCCATCGCTCTGCTCCAGGAGAGCAAACTGGCTTTTCAACGGTGCCAGATCCTCTCACAATCAAGCGACTTACCTGTAAACGCTCTGCAGATACTAGAAATCCTGCTACAGTATCTCACCAACGAACACGTTGACTATGCTCTGGAATTGGGACTCCAAAGTGTCCCCATACCTGAGAGCGGATGTCAACCTGAAATCCACTTCTTCAACGTAGTCAGACGGTGCAACGCCATCATTCATCTGCTCGAAAAGCAATTCAACGACAGCCTCGTACCGCTAGTCAT ATCAACGTCAAAGCATGGGGATTGCCTGGCGAAGAAGAAAGCCGTCTTGGAGCAGCTGGAATTGAAACTGGACACGGGTTTGGACCGAAGTATAAACGCGATAGTTGGCTGGGTGAAAATTTACTTGCAGAATGAGCAGCGCAAGACAGACTTCAAGCCGGAATCGGACGTCGATACGTTGAACACCCCTGCCTGTTTAGTTGTGGTTCAATACGTTTCGACGATGATAACTCACATAAGAGACAGACTGGACGAAAAGAACGTCGAAAGTGTTCTCACAGAATTGGGGGTTAGATTCCACAGGGTGATATATGAACACTTGCAGCAGTTTCAGTTCAATTCTGCAGGCGCAATGTGCGCCATTTGTGACATGAATGCTTACAGAGAGTGTGCTAAAAATCTTAAAGTCAGCCTAGTCACGAATCTCTTCGACACATTGCACGCTCTCTGCAATTTGCTCCTCGTCAAGCCTGAGAATTTGAAGCAGGTCTGCACTGGGGATCAATTG gcCATGCTCGACAGGTCCATactgataaattttatacagcTCAGGACAGACTACAAGACTCAGAAGTTGGCAAATTGTTTGAAAGGCCTTGCTGCCTAG
- the LOC124308824 gene encoding uncharacterized protein LOC124308824 isoform X1 codes for MFLCSLLGPRDVSPCACIADDPRDKSGLKRISEQFNRKCLKMASADEKDMRLTEQDYRTHEIHEDLKDAREALACLSVLAEKARKRPEKYIQALNAKMITLTQKTATAKQKIESMSEKYHMTVEINEHIQEAKEALAFVKNRVDKCARCPKKHFQRLEMKISRLVDKLNEIEANIIIKNTEDLDRRQKSQSSIPESPNTHRISLDTLIESIDQLTVERDSIPVTLRELLSLIRSYNPRTSRMHKVYDVIARIVNSYDQAKLELRSLEDEETKLNNSIDDLTDVVTAFSYREEFKKLLERSDSVLSMLKGKK; via the exons ATGTTTTTGTGTTCGCTCTTGGGTCCAAGGGACGTGTCACCTTGTGCGTGTATCGCGGATGACCCGAGAGACAAATCGGGTCTAAAGAGGATTAGCGAGCAGTTTAACCGCAAATGCCTAAAG ATGGCTTCGGCAGATGAGAAAGACATGAGATTGACGGAGCAAGACTACAGAACCCATGAAATCCACGAGGATTTGAAAGACGCAAGGGAAGCTCTTGCATGTCTCAGCGTTCTAGCTGAGAAAGCTCGTAAACGtcctgaaaaatatattcaagcACTGAACGCCAAAATGATCACTCTGACTCAGAAG ACGGCTACTGCAAAACAGAAAATAGAAAGTATGAGTGAGAAATACCACATGACCGTAGAAATTAACGAGCATATACAAGAAGCAAAGGAAGCTCTTGCCTTTGTCAAAAATAGAGTTGACAAATGTGCTAGATGTCCTAAAAAACACTTTCAACGACTGGAGATGAAAATTTCCCGTCTGGTTGATAAG ctcaatgaaattgaagcgaacattataataaaaaatacggaAGATCTAGATCGCAGACAAAAAAGCCAATCTTCAATACCCGAGAGTCCCAACACGCATAGAATATCACTTGATACGCTGATCGAAAGTATTGATCAACTCACCGTAGAACGTGATAGTATTCCAGTAACGCTTCGTGAATTG CTTTCACTAATCAGAAGTTACAATCCAAGAACGTCAAGAATGCATAAAGTATATGATGTGATAGCCCGTATAGTCAATTCATATGACCAAGCGAAATTGGAGTTGCGTTCACTGGAAGACGAGGAAACTAAACTT AACAACTCGATCGATGATTTGACGGATGTGGTAACAGCATTCAGTTACAGAGAGGAATTCAAAAAGCTATTAGAGAGAAGTGATTCGGTCCTTTCTATGttaaaggggaaaaaatag
- the LOC124308825 gene encoding ras-related protein Rab-1A isoform X2 has protein sequence MSTMNPEYDYLFKLLLIGDSGVGKSCLLLRFADDTYTESYISTIGVDFKIRTIDLDGKTIKLQIWDTAGQERFRTITSSYYRGAHGIIVVYDCTDQESFNNVKQWLEEIDRYASDNVNKLLVGNKCDLHTKKVVDYTTAKEYAEQLQIPFLETSAKNAMNVEQAFITMAAEIKTRVGPPSSAASDPANKVKIDQGRPIETSKSGCC, from the exons ATGTCCACAATGAACCCCGAATA TGACTACTTGTTCAAACTTTTGCTCATCGGCGACTCTGGCGTTGGAAAGTCTTGTCTGCTGCTCCGTTTTGCCGACGATACTTACACAGAGAGCTACATTAGCACCATCGGAGTCGACTTTAAAATAAGGACGATCGATCTTGATGgtaaaacgataaaattgcaaatatgGGACACTGCAGGACAGGAGAGGTTCAGGACTATAACATCTTCCTATTATCGTGGGGCGCACGGCATCATTGTCGTCTACGACTGCACGGATCAGGAATCATTCAATAATGTCAAACAGTGGCTTGAGGAAATCGATCGCTATGCTTCCGACAATGTTAACAAGCTACTTGTAGGCAACAAGTGCGATTTGCACACTAAAAAAGTGGTCGACTATACAACAGCTAAG GAATATGCCGAGCAACTACAAATACCATTCCTTGAAACATCTGCGAAAAATGCAATGAACGTCGAACAGGCTTTCATTACGATGGCTGCGGAAATTAAAACGAGAGTTGGTCCTCCGTCGAGCGCAGCTAGTGACCCGGCCAACAAAGTCAAGATTGATCAAGGCCGCCCGATTGAGACATCCAAGTCGGGGTGCTGCTGA
- the LOC124308822 gene encoding protein arginine N-methyltransferase 1 isoform X2, with product MNSITLKMETMEVAEPVVPLGKDTATPNDKEAVSVDDMTSRDYYFDSYAHFGIHEEMLKDEIRTMTYRNSMYHNKHLFKGKTVLDIGCGTGILSMFAAKAGAARVIGIECSNIVEYAKKIVEANQLSNVITILKGKVEEVTLPDGIEKVDIIISEWMGYCLFYESMLDTVLFARDKWLCEDGMLFPDKATLFICGIEDRQYKDEKINWWDDVYGFDMSSIRKVAISEPLVDVVDPKQVVTNACLIKEVDLYTVTKADLDFTSPFNLQVRRNDYVQALVTFFNIEFTKCHKRIGFSTAPEAQYTHWKQTVFYFDDYMTVKKGEEIYGVFSMKPNARNNRDLDFSIELDFKGELCEVHETNTYRMR from the exons ATGAACTCTATC ACACTTAAGATGGAAACCATGGAAGTAGCTGAGCCAGTGGTGCCATTGGGAAAGGACACAGCGACGCCAAATGACAAGGAGGCAGTGTCAGTGGACGACATGACCTCGCGAGACTACTACTTCGACTCGTATGCACACTTTGGGATTCATGAAGAGATGCTGAAGGATGAGATAAGGACAATGACGTACAGAAACAGTATGTACCACAACAAGCACCTGTTCAAGGGTAAAACGGTACTGGACATAGGCTGCGGCACAGGTATCCTGTCGATGTTCGCAGCCAAGGCAGGGGCGGCTCGCGTCATCGGCATCGAGTGCTCGAACATAGTCGAATACGCAAAGAAGATCGTGGAGGCGAACCAGCTCTCGAATGTGATAACGATCCTGAAGGGAAAAGTGGAGGAAGTGACTCTGCCGGATGGTATTGAGAAGGTAGACATAATAATATCCGAATGGATGGGCTACTGCTTGTTCTACGAATCGATGCTGGACACGGTCCTGTTTGCCCGAGATAAGTGGCTGTGTGAAGACGGAATGCTGTTTCCGGACAAGGCGACACTTTTCATATGCGGCATCGAGGACCGCCAATATAAGGACGAGAAGATAAACTGGTGGGACGACGTCTACGGATTTGACATGAGCAGTATCAGGAAAGTTGCGATAAGCGAGCCGCTGGTAGACGTTGTCGACCCAAAACAGGTTGTGACGAATGCTTGCCTGATAAAAGAGGTCGATCTGTACACGGTAACAAAGGCGGACCTGGATTTCACGTCGCCGTTCAATCTACAGGTCAGAAGGAACGACTACGTCCAGGCTCTGGTCACATTCTTCAACATAGAGTTTACCAAGTGCCACAAACGCATAGGATTCAGTACGGCGCCTGAGGCGCAGTACACGCACTGGAAACAGACTGTATTTTACTTTGACGATTACATGACTGTGAAAAAAGGGGAGGAAATATATGGAGTGTTCTCAATGAAGCCCAACGCGAGAAATAATCGAGACCTCGACTTCAGCATCGAACTTGACTTCAAGGGTGAATTGTGCGAGGTGCACGAAACTAATACGTACCGCATGCGCTGA